One part of the Anopheles merus strain MAF chromosome 3L, AmerM5.1, whole genome shotgun sequence genome encodes these proteins:
- the LOC121600639 gene encoding general odorant-binding protein 99b-like, whose product MNSLLLIGGVLVVLNVQALLQFVTAADNNESVIESCSNAVQGANDELKVHYRANEFPDDPVTHCFVRCIGLELNLYDDKYGVDLQANWEYLGNSVDADEEFVAKHRACLEAKNLETIEDLCERAYSAFQCLREDYEMYQNNNNATS is encoded by the exons ATGAACTCCCTTCTTCTCATCGGAGGAGTTTTGGTAGTGCTGAATGTCCAG GCGTTGTTGCAGTTCGTAACAGCGGCCGATAATAACGAGTCGGTGATTGAATCCTGCAGTAACGCTGTGCAGGGCGCCAATGACGAACTAAAGGTACATTATCGGGCAAACGAGTTTCCCGATGATCCTGTGACACATTGCTTTGTGCGTTGCATCGGACTCGAGCTGAATCTTTACGACGACAAATATGGAGTCGATTTGCAAGCAAACTGGGAATATCTGGGCAACAGTGTTGATGCGGACGAGGAGTTCGTAGCGAAGCATCGTGCCTGTCTAGAAGCTAAGAATCTGGAAACAATCGAAGATCTGTGCGAAAGAGCATACAGTGCTTTCCAATGTTTGAGGGAAGACTATGAAATGTATCAGAATAACAATAACGCCACAAGCTAA